DNA sequence from the Desulfocurvus vexinensis DSM 17965 genome:
AAATGCCCTTGAAGTTGTCCTGAACGAAGCTGCCCGCCTTGGCGTTGTCGGCCAGGAGTGCCTCGATCTCGTCCTCGCTCAGGCGAACCGAGTTGTTCTCGATGATCGCCTTGGCCGCATGGTGGCAGTAGCGGAGCCGGTCGTTGGCGATGACCTGGAGGCCCTTGGTCTTGTACATGTAGGCCACGACCGCAGACCCCGAAAAGGCATCCAGCACCGTGCCAGCGCCCTCCGGGGTATGCTTCCAGATCCAGTCGACGAGCTTCTGCTTACTGCCGATGTAGTTGGTGATGTACTTGGGGCGCTTCTCGGGAGGGAGCTCTTCAGGAGCGGACTGTTCGGCGGCCTCGGACCCGAGCGTGTCGGGATCGAGAGTCAGCGCCGCATCGGCCTCCAGTAGAAACGCCAGCCTTTCCAGGTCTGTGGCGAACAGTTCCATCAACGTCTCCGGTCAGTTTGCTGTGCTCTCCGCGACCTGCGGGGAGCGTTCAGCGGTTACTTACCGGAAGCGTCGGCGATGTGTCGGAGGGTGACGGCGAATTTCAGCGGACGGGACTTGGGGGGAAATTTATGGAAGTTGCCGAGATTTGGCTTGAAAATCGGCCTGGTATTCGTTATTTTCTATTATCATGTTTTATTACAGAATTCAGAAAAGCGGTGACTGACATGGAACCACAAGACAAATGGCTGACCATCGAGGAGCTTTCCGGTTATCTGAAGATGAGCCGCAGCAAGCTCTACCAGATGGCCCAGAAAGGCGAGCTGCCCGGTTCCAAGATCGGAACCCAGTGGCGGTTCGACCGGGACCGGATCGATGCGTGGATGAACGAAAAAATGAGCGCACCAAGCAAACGAAAAACGGGGGCTCAACATGCCTGAAGCTTTATTGAAAGAACCTCTAAATCTTCTGTCTCGGGCGGATGCTTCGAGGAAAATTGCAAACGGCAAGCTCAAGGTGGAAACCAAAAGTGCTTTTGGCCAGTATATGACCCCGGCCACGGTTGCCTCGTTTATGGCTTCGTTGTTTCCCGCCCCATCAAGTCAGAATATCCGGCTGTTGGACCCCGGAGCAGGTGTCGGCAGTCTGACATCCGCTTTTGTCGAACATCTCTGCAAAGGTAAAAACGGCTATCGTATTGATTTGGACGCCTACGAAATAGACTCGGTAATGCGTTCCTATCTGGAGAAGAATCTTGATCTGTGCGAAATAACCGCAGCGAAAAGCGGTGGTTCGGTGGCGTGGCGCATTATTGCTGAGGACTTCATAACCGAAGCATCAAAGAAGGCGGCTTCGCTTAATAGCCTGTGGCCTGAAAAGGTGGATAAGTACACGCACTGCATTATGAATCCTCCCTATAAAAAGATTTCCAGCGCATCACGCCACCGGGCATGTCTTCGCACCGCCGGAATTGAAACGGTTAACCTGTATTCAGCTTTCGTTGCCTTGTCCTTGCTGTTACTGGAAAAAGGCGGATATCTGGTTGCAATCATTCCCAGGAGTTTTTGCAATGGACCGTACTATCGTCCATTCCGGGAGTTCATGCTGAAACATGCCGCTGTGCGGCGCATTCATCTGTTTGGCTCCAGAAACAAGGCGTTTAGGGAAGATAAGGTTCTTCAGGAAAATATCATCGTGGCGCTTGAAAAAGGTGGTCTGCAAAAAGGTGTCACTGTCTCGACTTCCACCGACGATACATTCTCCGACACATTCATTTCCGATTATCAATTCAGAGAAATTGTCCGCGAGGATGACAAAGAACTTTTTATTCATATCCCGGCGACACCGGAAGCTGATTTTCTGGACGATGCGAAAGCATTTAACTACTCGCTTTCGCAACTTGGCATACAGGTTTCAACCGGTCCGGTTGTGGATTTTCGCATGAAGGATCACTTGAAAGCCATGCCTGAAGCCGGAACAGTGCCGTTGTTGTACCCATGTCATTTCAAGGGACAGTCCATGCAATGGCCGATAGTAGGAGGGAAAAAGCCCAATGCGATTCTGTGCAATAAGGAAACGCAAAAATGGCTTTATCCGAATGGCTTTTATACTGTGGTGCGCCGTTTTTCATCAAAAGAAGAAAGGCGGAGAATTGTGGCGAGCGTTGTTGCCCCTGCGGTGTTTGGTGGAGTGGAGAAGCTTGGCTTGGAAAATCACCTCAATGTTTTCCATAGCAATAAAGGGCCGCTAACAGAGGCCCTTGCAAGAGGGCTTTCCGTCTTTCTGAATTCAACGGCTGTTGATGACAACTTCCGGCGGTTCAGCGGCCACACACAAGTCAATGCAACCGATCTTAAACTTATGAAGTACCCGAGCCGCAAGGCCCTCATTGAACTCGGACAATGGGCAATCAAGCAAGGGGAGTTGACTCAGGATATGATCGACGAAGAAATGGAGAGAATTGCGGAATGAACCAGACCAACAACCATAAGCAAATCAGTGACGCGATCAATATCCTGGTAGCTCTTGGAATGCCGAGGGCGCAGCAGAACGAACGTTCCGCGCTCTGTCTTCTTGCCTTGTTGAATCTCACACCCGGCAAGAAGTGGAAGGAGTCTGAAAAACCGTTGATGGGGATAACGCCCATCATGGATTGGGCGCGTGAGCACTATCAAAAAGAGTACGCCCCAAATACTCGGGAAACCGTCAGGCGGCAAACCATGCATCAGTTCGTGGATGCAGGAATCGCACTCTACAATCCAGACAAACCCAACCGGCCTGTAAACAGCCCCAAGGCCGTTTACCAGATCGAAGATACCGTTCTGGAGTTGCTACGTTCCTTCGGTACTTCGATGTGGCATGACAACCTGACGTCCTACCTTGCCGACCGCGAAACCCTTGCGGCGCGTTACGCAATGGAACGGGAGCAAAATCGGGTTCCCGTGAAAATCGCCAAGGGCAAGGAGATCACCCTGAGTCCCGGCGAGCACAGCGAATTGATACGAGACATTATTGAGGAGTTCGGGCCTCGATTCGTTCCCGGCGGCGTGCTGATCTATGCTGGCGATACCGGTGACAAATGGGGATATTTCGATGCGCCTTTGCTCTCCGATCTTGGCATCAGTGTCGATTCTCACGGGAAAATGCCCGATGTCGTTCTGTTCTGTCCGAAAAGAAACTGGCTGTTACTCGTTGAATCCGTTACCAGTCACGGCCCTGTGGACGGCAAAAGACATGCGGAACTGTCACAGCTTTTCGCCAATTCCAAAGCGGGGCTTGTCTATGTCACCGCCTTTCCAAACCGTTCTCTCATGGGGCGGTATCTTGGAGAAATCGCCTGGGAAACGGAAGTATGGGTGGCTGACGCCCCTTCCCATCTGATTCATTTCAACGGAGAGCGATTCCTCGGACCTTACAAGGACTGAACAACTACTGCCTTCCCCGTCCATTCATGGTCCAAAGCCTCTTTCGGCAAGGTTTCATTATCGGTCCCGGATCTGCCGGAGAATCCACTTTCTCAGCGTTTCCTCGGTCGCCAGCCGGATCAGCGCCTCGACAAGCTGCTGCTTGTTCTTGAGGATGCCGATGCCGTGCTTCTGTTTGGCCGCCGCGAGTTCCTTGCCCATCAGGCCGCTGTGATCCACGCCGGGCTCCAGCTTGTCCAGCAGCTCGATGGTCTCCTGCTTGGTCATGTTGAGGGAGATGCCGTTCTCCTTCGCCATCTCCTTGAGCTGCTGGGCGGTCATGCCCTCCAGCCCCTCGGCGGGCGGGATCTTCGCCATCTGGGCTGCGAGCAGCTTGGCCTGTTTGAGTTCCGCCTGTTTCAGTCCGAGCAGCTCGACCAGTTCTTCCTTGGTCCGCAGCAGGCCGATCTTGTGTTCCTTGAGCTTGGCGCTGAGCGCCGCTCCGGCCAGGTCACCGTGATCGATCCCCGGTTCGGCCAGGTCGAGCAGCTTGATGAAATCGGCCTTGGTCCGGGCAATGGCCACGCCGTTCTGTTTCGCCAGGGTCTGGAGCTGTTTAACCGTCAGCGAGCCGAGGTCGGCAATGTCGCCGTTTTCAAAGGCGCTCTTGAGCTTGGCGTTCTCCTTGGCCTGGGCGTCGGCCATGCCTTCCAGCACGTGGGGCGGGAGAATGCAGGCGTCCCCCTGCGATGCCTGTGCGGCGGCCTTCGCGGCCATCTCGCTGCCGCAGACGGTCATCGGCCACGCCACGATGTTGGTGCAGCGGCAGTGCGGATGCGCGGGTTGCTGGGGGAACTTGTCGATGGGAAAGGTCTTGCCGTCCAGGCCACCGCAGACCGGGCACATCCGTTCATCCTCCATGGCCAGCCATTCCAGCTTCTGGATGCCGACCCGCTCGTGGAACTTGAGCCTTCCCATGTTGTGGGCGCGGAGGACCTCGGTGCGGGCGATCATCTCCATGCGGTACTGCGCCTTGCTGAACACCCGGCTTCCGGCCTGACGAAAGGAGTCCTTGTCGATGATCACCTTGCCCATGTCCCGGACGATGTCGTCGGCTCCCTTGCCCGTGGCGACGCCGTTCAGGATGGTGCGCTTGATGCCGTCTGCGAGTTCGCGGTGAACGTCACCGGCGAGTGTGAGGTTGTACTGCGCCATGAAGTCGAGGGCATTGGTGTCGACGATGGTGAACACCTTGGTGGCCAGCTTGTCGATGCCTTCGGCTTTGAGGTCGGCGTAGAACGGCAGCGCCGCGTCGGCGAGTTCGCCGATTCCCTGCTGGATGCCGAGCTTGAAGGAGTCCTTGGTTGTCTTGCGAAAGACCAGGGTCTGCTCCCGCTTGAGCCGTTTCATGGTGTCGTCGAGTTCGAGCTGGAGCTTTTCCAGCCCTTTGAGGGCGGCGAGCTTGTTATCCGGCAGGGAGCCGAGGGAGCGGTACTGGAGGATGGCGCGGGCGACCTCGTCTTCGGCCTGTTTCAGCGCCTGGGTGAGCTGGGCCGTGACCTGGTCGTTGTAGCGGTTGCGGGCCGTCAGGCTTTTCAGGGTGGCCGCTTGGATGCGCTGCTTGAGGTCCGATGGCATCAGCGAGGCTCCCGGCGGTCGATGAAACGACAGGCCGGGGCGTCGAAGGTGCGCTCGCTGTTGTGGACCCGGCAGTGGTTGGTGTCAGCAATGAAGTGGCTGCACTCGTCGCATACGGCAGCAATGCCGGTGGACTCCAGGTCGCCCGACCAGACCAATGCCGCCTCCGCCGTGGGTTCATTATCCTCGGCCGGAATCCCGAGCATCTTCCGGGCGCGAGGCACGCTGAGAATGCCGGAGACGACCATATCCACCACCGGCTTCACCTGTTTCTCGTCCATCAGGTCGATCTGTTTGCGTTCGGTCTCGCGGTTGGCGGCCTCGATGTCCGGGTCCAGGTCCATCTTGAGCTGGAGGCTGGAGCGGCTGATGAGTTTGCGGTCGTAGAGTTCGATGAGGAGCTTCTTGAAATCGACCGCGTCGCTGGGGTCGAGGTCGTTGAAGATAAACTGGATGCTCTTGTCGCCGTGGCCGTTCAGTTCCATCCAGTCGTCGAACACCCAGTCGAGGAGCTTTCGAGCGGCCTGTTTGATCTCGCGGATCATGACCATCATCTTCTGCATGCTCACCGAGGCGGTGGCGAAGTTCGGACCGTCGCCGGTCACCAGCGAGCGTGACAGCCCCAAGGCCACCACGATGTCTTCCTTCACCTCCTTGACCTTGTCCTCGACGTTGAGGACCTGGCCGTCGGTGCCGTGGGTTTCGACGTTGACGTAGAACGGGACCACCAGGCCGCTTTTCATGTCCATCTTGTTGACCATGTCGCGGACCTGTTCGAGCATCCGCTGGTCCGGCATCACCATCTTCTGGCCGAACGCGCCACCCACCTTGAGCAGGCGGAACGGCGTGGCCCAGCGCTTGGCGATGGCCTGTTCGGCCCGGCGGTAGTCGCGCAGCAGTTCGATGGCTTGAAAGGCGGGAAGCACGAGGGAGTTGCCTCGGGGCGAGAAGGCCGGTGCGTCCCATTTGAGGTGGACCACCTGCTCGACGGGCAGCGGAATGGATTCGCCGCCGCCGGGTGTGTCCTCGGGAAATTGCCGGGCCTCGATCAGC
Encoded proteins:
- a CDS encoding DNA adenine methylase encodes the protein MELFATDLERLAFLLEADAALTLDPDTLGSEAAEQSAPEELPPEKRPKYITNYIGSKQKLVDWIWKHTPEGAGTVLDAFSGSAVVAYMYKTKGLQVIANDRLRYCHHAAKAIIENNSVRLSEDEIEALLADNAKAGSFVQDNFKGI
- a CDS encoding Eco57I restriction-modification methylase domain-containing protein, which codes for MPEALLKEPLNLLSRADASRKIANGKLKVETKSAFGQYMTPATVASFMASLFPAPSSQNIRLLDPGAGVGSLTSAFVEHLCKGKNGYRIDLDAYEIDSVMRSYLEKNLDLCEITAAKSGGSVAWRIIAEDFITEASKKAASLNSLWPEKVDKYTHCIMNPPYKKISSASRHRACLRTAGIETVNLYSAFVALSLLLLEKGGYLVAIIPRSFCNGPYYRPFREFMLKHAAVRRIHLFGSRNKAFREDKVLQENIIVALEKGGLQKGVTVSTSTDDTFSDTFISDYQFREIVREDDKELFIHIPATPEADFLDDAKAFNYSLSQLGIQVSTGPVVDFRMKDHLKAMPEAGTVPLLYPCHFKGQSMQWPIVGGKKPNAILCNKETQKWLYPNGFYTVVRRFSSKEERRRIVASVVAPAVFGGVEKLGLENHLNVFHSNKGPLTEALARGLSVFLNSTAVDDNFRRFSGHTQVNATDLKLMKYPSRKALIELGQWAIKQGELTQDMIDEEMERIAE
- a CDS encoding BsuBI/PstI family type II restriction endonuclease translates to MNQTNNHKQISDAINILVALGMPRAQQNERSALCLLALLNLTPGKKWKESEKPLMGITPIMDWAREHYQKEYAPNTRETVRRQTMHQFVDAGIALYNPDKPNRPVNSPKAVYQIEDTVLELLRSFGTSMWHDNLTSYLADRETLAARYAMEREQNRVPVKIAKGKEITLSPGEHSELIRDIIEEFGPRFVPGGVLIYAGDTGDKWGYFDAPLLSDLGISVDSHGKMPDVVLFCPKRNWLLLVESVTSHGPVDGKRHAELSQLFANSKAGLVYVTAFPNRSLMGRYLGEIAWETEVWVADAPSHLIHFNGERFLGPYKD
- a CDS encoding helix-turn-helix domain-containing protein, producing the protein MEVAEIWLENRPGIRYFLLSCFITEFRKAVTDMEPQDKWLTIEELSGYLKMSRSKLYQMAQKGELPGSKIGTQWRFDRDRIDAWMNEKMSAPSKRKTGAQHA
- a CDS encoding minor capsid protein, whose translation is MPSDLKQRIQAATLKSLTARNRYNDQVTAQLTQALKQAEDEVARAILQYRSLGSLPDNKLAALKGLEKLQLELDDTMKRLKREQTLVFRKTTKDSFKLGIQQGIGELADAALPFYADLKAEGIDKLATKVFTIVDTNALDFMAQYNLTLAGDVHRELADGIKRTILNGVATGKGADDIVRDMGKVIIDKDSFRQAGSRVFSKAQYRMEMIARTEVLRAHNMGRLKFHERVGIQKLEWLAMEDERMCPVCGGLDGKTFPIDKFPQQPAHPHCRCTNIVAWPMTVCGSEMAAKAAAQASQGDACILPPHVLEGMADAQAKENAKLKSAFENGDIADLGSLTVKQLQTLAKQNGVAIARTKADFIKLLDLAEPGIDHGDLAGAALSAKLKEHKIGLLRTKEELVELLGLKQAELKQAKLLAAQMAKIPPAEGLEGMTAQQLKEMAKENGISLNMTKQETIELLDKLEPGVDHSGLMGKELAAAKQKHGIGILKNKQQLVEALIRLATEETLRKWILRQIRDR
- a CDS encoding phage portal protein family protein; amino-acid sequence: MAAAAALDSAAFAKVNAAEAIPATWEERARKAWEYYVEEPLVKNCVNSWRTFAVGDEIKITSDDETLKEQALEAAWRLNVSQFIKDMVLQLLVKGDAIGFKRFTKSGQDIEELVCVNPVSVKVKYAQGELIEARQFPEDTPGGGESIPLPVEQVVHLKWDAPAFSPRGNSLVLPAFQAIELLRDYRRAEQAIAKRWATPFRLLKVGGAFGQKMVMPDQRMLEQVRDMVNKMDMKSGLVVPFYVNVETHGTDGQVLNVEDKVKEVKEDIVVALGLSRSLVTGDGPNFATASVSMQKMMVMIREIKQAARKLLDWVFDDWMELNGHGDKSIQFIFNDLDPSDAVDFKKLLIELYDRKLISRSSLQLKMDLDPDIEAANRETERKQIDLMDEKQVKPVVDMVVSGILSVPRARKMLGIPAEDNEPTAEAALVWSGDLESTGIAAVCDECSHFIADTNHCRVHNSERTFDAPACRFIDRREPR